In Sebastes fasciatus isolate fSebFas1 unplaced genomic scaffold, fSebFas1.pri Scaffold_30, whole genome shotgun sequence, the DNA window tatatacgtcctctccttgtctgtatatacgtcctctccttgtgtctatatacgtcctctccttgtctgtatatacgtcctctccttgtctctatatacgtcctctccttgtctgtatatacgtcctctccttgtctgtatatacgtcctctccttgtctgtatatacgtcctctccttgtgtctatatacgtcctctccttgtctgtatatacgtcctctccttgtctctatatacgtcctctccttgtgtctatatacgtcctctccttgtctctatatacgtcctctccttgtgtctatatacgtcctctccttgtgtctatatacgtcctctccttgtctctatatacgtcctctccttgtctctatatacgtcctctccttgtctctatatacgtcctctccttgtctctatatacgtcctctccttgtctctatatacgtcctctccttgtctctatatacgtcctctccttgtctctatatacgtcctctccttgtctctatatacgtcctctccttgtctgtatatacgtcctctccttgtctctatatacgtcctctccttgtgtctatatacgtcctctccttgtctgtatatacgtcctctccttgtctctatatacgtcctctccttgtctctatatacgtcctctccttgtctctatatacgtcctctccttgtctctatatacgtcctctccttgtctgtatatacgtcctctccttgtctctatatacgtcctctccttgtctctatatacgtcctctccttgtctctatatacgtcctctccttgtctctatatacgtcctctccttgtctgtatatacgtcctctccttgtctctatatacgtcctctccttgtctctatatacgtcctctccttgtctttatatacgtcctctccttgtctctatatacgtcctctccttgtctctatatacgtcctctccttgtgtctatatacgtcctctccttgtctctatatacgtcctctccttgtctgtatatacgtcctctccttgtctgtatatacgtcctctccttgtgtctatatacgtcctctccttgtctgtatatacgtcctctccttgtgtctatatacgtcctctccttgtctgtatatacgtcctctccttgtgtctatatacgtcctctccttgtctctatatacgtcctctccttgtctctatatacgtcctctccttgtctctatatacgtcctctccttgtctctatatacgtcctctccttgtctctatatacgtcctctccttgtttgtatatacgtcctctccttgtctctatatacgtcctctccttgtgtctatatacgtcctctccttgtctctatatacatcctctccttgtctctatatacatcctctccttgtctgtatatacgtcctctccttgtctctatatacgtcctctccttgtctctatatacgtcctctccttgtctctatatacgtcctctccttgtctctatatacgtcctctccttgtctgtatatacgtcctctccttgtctctatatacgtcctctccttgtctctatatacgtcctctccttgtctttatatacgtcctctccttgtctctatatacgtcctctccttgtctgtatatacgtcctctccttgtctctatatacgtcctctccttgtctctatatacgtcctctccttgtctctatatacgtcctctccttgtgtctatatacgtcctctccttgtctctatatacgtcctctccttgtctgtatatacgtcctctccttgtctgtatatacgtcctctccttgtgtctatatacgtcctctccttgtctgtatatacgtcctctccttgtctgtatatacgtcctctccttgtgtctatatacgtcctctccttgtctgtatatacgtcctctccttgtgtctatatacgtcctctccttgtctctatatacgtcctctccttgtctctatatacgtcctctccttgtgtctatatacgtcctctccttgtctctatatacgtcctctccttgtctgtatatacgtcctctccttgtctctatatacgtcctctccttgtgtctatatacgtcctctccttgtctgtatatacgtcctctccttgtctctatatacgtcctctccttgtgtctatatacgtcctctccttgtctgtatatatgtcctctccttgtctctatatacgtcctctccttgtgtctatatacgtcctctccttgtctctatatacgtcctctccttgtgtctatatacatcctctccttgtgtctatatacgtcctctccttgtctctatatacgtcctctccttgtctctatatacgtcctctccttgtctctatatacgtcctctccttgtctctatatatgtcctctccttgtctttatatacgtcctctccttgtctctatatacgtcctctccttgtgtctatatacatcctctccttgtgtctatatacgtcctctccttgtatctatatacgtcctctccttgtctctatatacgtcctctccttgtctctatatacgtcctctccttgtctctatatacgtcctctccttgtctgtatatacgtcctctccttgtctctatatacgtcctctccttgtctctatatacgtcctctccttgtctctatatatgtcctctccttgtctgtatatacgtcctctccttgtctctatatatgtcctctccttgtctgtatatacgtcctctccttgtctctatatacgtcctctccttgtctctatatacgtcctctccttgtctctatatacgtcctctccttgtctctatatatgtcctctccttgtctttatatacgtcctctccttgtctctatatacgtcctctccttgtgtctatatacatcctctccttgtgtctatatacgtcctctccttgtctctatatacgtcctctccttgtctctatatacgtcctctccttgtctctatatacgtcctctccttgtctctatatacgtcctctccttgtctctatatatgtcctctccttgtctgtatatacgtcctctccttgtctctatatacgtcctctccttgtctctatatatgtcttctccttgtctgtatatacgtcctctccttgtctctatatatgtcctctccttgtctgtatatacgtcctctccttgtctctatatacgtcctctccttgtctctatatacgtcctctccttgtctctatatatgtcctctccttgtctgtatatacgtcctctccttgtctctatatacgtcctctccttgtctctatatacgtcctctccttgtctctatatatgtcctctccttgtctgtatatacgtcctctccttgtctctatatacgtcctctccttgtctctatatacgtcctctccttgtctgtatatacgtcctctccttgtctctatatatgtcctctccttgtctgtatatacgtcctctccttgtctctatatacgtcctctccttgtctctatatacgtcctctccttgtctgtatatacgtcctctccttgtctctatatatgtcctctccttgtctgtatatacgtcctctccttgtctctatatacgtcctctccttgtctctatatacgtcctctccttgtctctatatatgtcctctccttgtctgtatatacgtcctctccttgtctctatatacgtcctctccttgtctctatatatgtcctctccttgtctctatatatgtcctctccttgtctctatatacgtcctctccttgtctctatatacgtcctctccttgtctctatatacgtcctctccttgtctctatatacgtcctctccttgtctctatatacgtcctctccttgtctctatatacgtcctctccttgtctgtatatacgtcctctccttgtctctatatacgtcctctccttgtctctatatatgtcctctccttgtctctatatatgtcctctccttgtctctatatacgtcctctccttgtgtgtatatacgtcctctccttgtctctatatacgtcctctccttgtctctatatatgtcctctccttgtctgtatatacgtcctctccttgtctctatatatgtcctctccttgtctctatatatgtcctctccttgtctctatatacatcctctccttgtctctatatatgtcctctccttgtgtctatatacgtcctctccttgtctctatatatgtcctctccttgtctctatatacgtcctctccttgtctctatatatgtcctctccttgtctgtatatacgtcctctccttgtctctatatacgtcctctccttgtctctatatatgtcctctccttgtctctatatatgtcctctccttgtctctatatacgtcctctccttgtctgtatatacgtcctctccttgtctctatatacgtcctctccttgtctctatatatgtcctctccttgtctctatatatgtcctctccttgtctgtatatacgtcctctccttgtctctatatatgtcctctccttgtctctatatatgtcctctccttgtctctatatacatcctctccttgtctctatatacgtcctctccttgtctctatatacgtcctctccttgtctgtatatacgtcctctccttgtctgtatatacgtcctctccttgtctctatatacgtcctctccttgtctctatatacgtcctctgcttgtctgtatatacgtcctctccttgtctctatatacgtcctctccttgtctctatatacgtcctctccttgtctctatatacgtcctctccttgtctctatatacgtcctctccttgtctctatatacgtcctctccttgtctgtatatacgtcctctccttgtctgtatatacgtcctctccttgtctctatatacgtcctctccttgtctgtatatacgtcctctccttgtctctatatacgtcctctccttgtctgtatatacgtcctctccttgtctctatatacatcctctccttgtctctatatacgtcctctccttgtctgtatatacgtcctctccttgtctctatatacgtcctcatGAGAACATGAACAGTATAGAAGACACCTTAATAAGAGCTGTGATTCTGTTCAGATGCTCCGTCCAGTCCGATCGTCTACACCAAAGACGACGTGGATCTGGGACAGGAGAACATCCTCATCTGTCATGTGACTGGGTTCTATCCGGCTCCTGTTAACGTCTCCTGGACAAAGAACGGAGAGAAGGTCACCGTAGGAACCAGCATCAATGTTCCCTTCATGAACAAAGACGGAACCTACAACCAGTTCTCCACACTGAAGTTCACCCCACAGCTGGGAGACATCTACAGCTGTGAGGTGGAACATCTGGCCCTGGAGCAACCACTGACCAGAATCTGGGGTGAGAAACACTTTATTAACATCTAAACAAACTACAGACAAACTACAGACAGATCAATACAGACACCTGATGAACTGACCAAACTACAGACAAACTACAGACAGATCAATACAGACACCTGATGAACTGACCAAACTACAGACAAACTACAGACAGATCAATACAGACACCTGATGAACTGACCAAACTACAGCTGATCCGTCTCCAGATGTGGAGGTGAAGCTGAATATTTCTGTCTCCAGATGTGGAGGTGGAGCTGAATGTTTCTGTCTCCAGATGTGGAGGTGAAGCTGAATGTTTCTGTCTCCAGATGTGGAGGTGAAGCTGAATGTTTTCTGTCTCCAGATGTGGAGGTGAAGCTGAATATCTCTGTGTCCAGATGTGGAGATGTGAttagtgtctctgtgtgttttctgtgtccagatgtggaggagtgattagtgtctctgtgtgttttctgtgtccaGATGTGGAGGTGAAGCTAAATGTTTCTGTCTCCAGATGTGGAGGTAAAGCTGAATGTTTCTGTGtccagatgtggaggagtgattagtgtctctgtgtgtttctgtctccagATGTGGAGGTGAAGCTGAATGTCTCTGTGtccagatgtggaggagtgatgagtgtctctgtgtgttttctgtctccaGATGTGGAGGTGAAGCTGCATGTTTCTGTGTCCAGATGTGGAGGTGAAGCtgaatgtctctgtgtgttttctgtgtccaGATGTGGAGAAGCCTCAGCCCGGTATTGGCCCATCAGTGTTCTGTGGACTGGGTCTGACGGTGGGTCTGCTCGGTGTGGCTGCTGGAACCTTCTTCCTCATCAAAGGAAACGAGTGCAGCTGATTGGTtggagctgatgatgtcatcacctGGTATATAGTTATCTATAGTAATATCActgctgtctctctcactgtttaacagctttcCTTCATTCTTTGCTGCAGATTAAATCCAGTTTActcattaaaatgataaatgatcAAATATATTCACtgaaatgatgctgaaataaataaataaagattctGTCTTCCAGATGTGTTGAACATGTAAAGACTCGTTCTTTATGCTCATTCTCACGTTCATGCTTTTTATGATGTTTAAACTAAAATACTGGCCACATCTGACGCAGTGCACATTTAATGTTAagaaattatattattgttctcatcctgtctgtctgaatatacatatacacatatatacatatacacatatccctgtattcaccctctgtctgaatatacatatacacacatactacatattcacctgtctgtctgaatattcctgtattcaccctctgtctgtatATACATATCCATATATACTACATATTCACCGTCTGAACCGCTCCGGTTtagctcctgtctctttaagagccCCTCCctaaaaagcccagtctgctctgattggctggagagGAAAACATGGTTCACCTGAGTAAAGGTAGTTCTccagctgtgggcggtatattctaatgaggctGTGACATAAGAAGGGGAGACAGGTGTGATTGGCTGGTTGAATcccatcccataataacctgaCTGGTTGTCTGATTTCACAGTTTGAGGGTTGGTAGGAAGTCCAGAGAGCCAGATGGAGAACAGGTATACGTCTCCTTTAAAGGACAGGTTCACCTTTCTTCAGATCTCTCTTAGTAAAACACTCCCACTCCCCTGAGTACATGGACAGGATGAGAGCTGCAGCTGTTCATGAAGAGTGAAGACGTCTGTTTCTAACCTGATTCCTGTCCTTGTGTCCAGGCTGAGCTGCAGACTCAGTCAACAGAGAGTAGCTTTAAAGACCTCCTCCTGATGAAGCTTCATCTAACTCCAGATCAACTTTACAATAGATTTACAGAGAGAGGACTGTAGATGTAGTCCTCCATCACTTACCTTTAAACTGTCTTCTGATCACTCTGATCAGGAGGAATCAATACagaaactttaaccctttcaacgTGTTTAAAAACAGACTTTAATGAGAACCTGTTTTTAAAGTTTAACCTTTCCTTTGAACTTTATAACAAAGGTTTAGTGTTTTCAGTGTTTATTCATCAGAAAATgaccaaaacatttatttattttagtggaAAACGTTTTAACAACATAATGAGGAGATGTAAGTTTAAATATCTTCCCAgtgaaacatttataaataaacgTATGAATTAAATATTCACAACGTATTCCTTTCCCTTTCCTGAGATATTCACTTCTCAAATGAAAGACTTGCTGGTACTGTGGTGTTTAAGTCCTGAACGTTGGCTGTTCAACTGACACGGTCATGTTCTGAACATTAGCTGGACTACattacccatgagcctcagctgCTGTTGCTATGGAGATGACGTTGGTCAAACCATGAACAGAGCttgtcaccatggttactgacTTCCTCCAGAGTTCAGGCTATAAGGGAGTCTTTATCTTGTAATGTGTTTCTTCATGTCATCTTAAAGTGTGGTGGGTCAGGGGGTCAGCtctcctgattggctgctgacAGCTGGAGGACGTCTGGTTAAACCTCTCTAACAGCAAACACCAGTCACTCCGCTCTCTTTCTCCATCACAGCCGGGAGGGAGTTCATATGTACAGATACACATCTGTATGGGTGTGTTGGAGGAATAAGACCGAGCAGTCAGTGTTGGTACTAAACCACCAAACCAGTACAGGACAGGAAGTGACCTCAGGGCTCCCAGAAAACACCAGTTCACCCCGACACCACAACACACCTCGTTACCTTCACTGGTCATTCTGGAACGTCTTCCAGTCCTTCCACTCTGACTCACTCTTCAGGATCTGTGTTTTAACTGAACTTCAACTGGTTCACTGTTTTCACTATTTCAgatgattcagctgctgatTTTCAGCTGCGAGTACAAACACAACCTTCACCTCAGGAAGTTATGAATGTGAAGTCTTCATGTTGAAATGTCCAGatcagagctgtcaatcaatttaaagAGTTAATCACATTGATCTGTGATATGATATGTTcataatgaaccttaaaggagattagtgcagtatttaatcctcttatcagcatgggagaggactaatatatatgtatatatttattatagttaATCAATGAACacagatcaataacagatattgatcagaaaccctcacaggtactgcatttagcataaaacaatatgctcccatcataacatggcaaactgcagcccaacaggcaacaacagctgtcagtgtgtcagtgtgctgacttcactatgacttgccccaaactgcatgtgatgatcataaagtgggcatgtctgtaaaggggagactcgtgggtacccatagaacccatttacattcactgatctggaggtcagaggtcaagagacccctttgaacatggacaagacagtttatcctctccaacatttagtgttagtttggagcgttatttaacctccttcatgaccagctagtctgacctggtagtagcagtagcagtagtactagtagtagtagcagtagcagtagtagtagcagtagtagcagtagcagtagtagtagtagtggtagtggtagtggtagtggcagtggcagtggtagtggtagtagtagtagcagtagcagtagcagtagcagtagcagcagcagcagcagcagcagtagcagtagcagtagtactagtagtagtagcagtagcagtagcagtagcagtagtagtagcagtagtactagtagtagtagcagtagcagtagtagtagtagcagtagtagtagtagtagcagtagcagtagcagtagcagtagcagcagcagcagcagcagcagtagcagtagcagtagtactagtagtagtagcagtagcagtagcagtagcagtagtagtagcagtagtactagtagtagtagcagtagcagtagtagtagtagcagtagtagtagtagtagcagtagcagtagcagtagtagtagtagcagtagtactagtagtagtagcagtagcagtagcagtagcagtagcagtagtagtagtagtagtagtagtagcagtagtagtagcagtagtagcagtagcagtagcagtagtagtggtagtggtagtggtagtggcagtggcagtggtagtggtagtagtagtagtagcagtagcagtagcagtagcagtagcagcagcagcagcagcagcagcagcagtagcagtagcagtagtactagtagtagtagcagtagcagtagcagtagcagtagtagtagcagtagtactagtagtagtagcagtagcagtagtagtagtagcagtagtagtagtagtagcagtagcagtagcagtagcagtagtagtagcagtagtactagtagtagtagcagtagcagtagcagtagcagtagcagcagtagcagtagcagtagcagtagcagtagtagtagtaggagtagtagtagcagtagcagtagcagtagcagtagtagtagcagtagcagtagcagtagtagtagtaggagtaggagtagtagcagtagtactagtagcagtagcagtagcagtagcagtagcagtagtagtagtagtagtagcagtagcagtagcagtagcagcagcagcagcagcagcagtagcagtagcagtagtactagtagtagtagcagtagcagtagcagtagtagtagtagcagtagtactagtagtagtagcagtagcagtagcagtagcagtagcagtagcagtagtagtagcagtagcagtagcagtagcagtagcagtagtagcagtagtactagtagtagtagcagtagcagtagcagtagcagtagcagcagtagcagtagcagtagcagtagcagtagcagtagtagtagtaggagtaggagtagtagtagtagtagtagtagtagcagtagcagtagtagtagtagtagtactagtagtagtagcagtagcagtagcagtagcagtagcagcagtagcagtagcagtagcagtagcagtagtagtagtaggagtagtagtagcagtagcagtagcagtagcagtagtagtagcagtagcagtagcagtagtagtagtagtagtagcagtagtactagtagtagtagcagtagcagtagcagtagcagtagcagcagtagcagtagcagtagcagtagcagtagtagtagtaggagtaggagtagtagcagtagtactagtagcagtagcagtagcagtagcagtagcagtagtagtagtagtagtagcagtagcagtagcagtagcagcagcagcagcagcagcagcagcagtagcagtagcagtagtactagtagtagtagcagtagcagtagcagtagcagtagcagtagtagtagcagtag includes these proteins:
- the LOC141763712 gene encoding H-2 class II histocompatibility antigen, E-D alpha chain-like isoform X21; protein product: MKMMKMIVVLVLSGVLCVSAEVLHQDIHILGCSDVDGEFMYTLDGEEVWYADFKNNRGVDPQPSFVDHVSYGEGVLESAKANLQVCRTNLQTLRGALKDFPLEKDAPSSPIVYTKDDVDLGQENILICHVTGFYPAPVNVSWTKNGEKVTVGTSINVPFMNKDGTYNQFSTLKFTPQLGDIYSCEVEHLALEQPLTRIWDVEVELNVSVSRCGGEAECFCLQMWR
- the LOC141763712 gene encoding H-2 class II histocompatibility antigen, E-D alpha chain-like isoform X2; its protein translation is MKMMKMIVVLVLSGVLCVSAEVLHQDIHILGCSDVDGEFMYTLDGEEVWYADFKNNRGVDPQPSFVDHVSYGEGVLESAKANLQVCRTNLQTLRGALKDFPLEKDAPSSPIVYTKDDVDLGQENILICHVTGFYPAPVNVSWTKNGEKVTVGTSINVPFMNKDGTYNQFSTLKFTPQLGDIYSCEVEHLALEQPLTRIWDVEVKLNVSVSRCGGVISVSVCFLCPDVEVKLNVSVSRCGGVISVSVCFCLQMWSVSVCFLSPDVEVKLHVSVSRCGGEAECLCVFSVSRCGEASARYWPISVLWTGSDGGSARCGCWNLLPHQRKRVQLIGWS
- the LOC141763712 gene encoding H-2 class II histocompatibility antigen, E-D alpha chain-like isoform X7: MKMMKMIVVLVLSGVLCVSAEVLHQDIHILGCSDVDGEFMYTLDGEEVWYADFKNNRGVDPQPSFVDHVSYGEGVLESAKANLQVCRTNLQTLRGALKDFPLEKDAPSSPIVYTKDDVDLGQENILICHVTGFYPAPVNVSWTKNGEKVTVGTSINVPFMNKDGTYNQFSTLKFTPQLGDIYSCEVEHLALEQPLTRIWDVEVKLNVSVSRCGGVISVSVCFCLQMWRCGEASARYWPISVLWTGSDGGSARCGCWNLLPHQRKRVQLIGWS
- the LOC141763712 gene encoding H-2 class II histocompatibility antigen, A-U alpha chain-like isoform X1 produces the protein MKMMKMIVVLVLSGVLCVSAEVLHQDIHILGCSDVDGEFMYTLDGEEVWYADFKNNRGVDPQPSFVDHVSYGEGVLESAKANLQVCRTNLQTLRGALKDFPLEKDAPSSPIVYTKDDVDLGQENILICHVTGFYPAPVNVSWTKNGEKVTVGTSINVPFMNKDGTYNQFSTLKFTPQLGDIYSCEVEHLALEQPLTRIWDVEVELNVSVSRCGGVISVSVCFLCPDVEVKLNVSVSRCGGVISVSVCFCLQMWSVSVCFLSPDVEVKLHVSVSRCGGEAECLCVFSVSRCGEASARYWPISVLWTGSDGGSARCGCWNLLPHQRKRVQLIGWS
- the LOC141763712 gene encoding H-2 class II histocompatibility antigen, E-D alpha chain-like isoform X3: MKMMKMIVVLVLSGVLCVSAEVLHQDIHILGCSDVDGEFMYTLDGEEVWYADFKNNRGVDPQPSFVDHVSYGEGVLESAKANLQVCRTNLQTLRGALKDFPLEKDAPSSPIVYTKDDVDLGQENILICHVTGFYPAPVNVSWTKNGEKVTVGTSINVPFMNKDGTYNQFSTLKFTPQLGDIYSCEVEHLALEQPLTRIWDVEVKLNVSVSRCGGVISVSVCFCLQMWSVSVCFLSPDVEVKLHVSVSRCGGEAECLCVFSVSRCGEASARYWPISVLWTGSDGGSARCGCWNLLPHQRKRVQLIGWS
- the LOC141763712 gene encoding H-2 class II histocompatibility antigen, E-D alpha chain-like isoform X9 translates to MKMMKMIVVLVLSGVLCVSAEVLHQDIHILGCSDVDGEFMYTLDGEEVWYADFKNNRGVDPQPSFVDHVSYGEGVLESAKANLQVCRTNLQTLRGALKDFPLEKDAPSSPIVYTKDDVDLGQENILICHVTGFYPAPVNVSWTKNGEKVTVGTSINVPFMNKDGTYNQFSTLKFTPQLGDIYSCEVEHLALEQPLTRIWDVEVKLNVSVSRCGGVISVSVCFLCPDVEVKLNVSVSRCGGEAACFCVQMWR
- the LOC141763712 gene encoding H-2 class II histocompatibility antigen, E-D alpha chain-like isoform X4, whose product is MKMMKMIVVLVLSGVLCVSAEVLHQDIHILGCSDVDGEFMYTLDGEEVWYADFKNNRGVDPQPSFVDHVSYGEGVLESAKANLQVCRTNLQTLRGALKDFPLEKDAPSSPIVYTKDDVDLGQENILICHVTGFYPAPVNVSWTKNGEKVTVGTSINVPFMNKDGTYNQFSTLKFTPQLGDIYSCEVEHLALEQPLTRIWDVEVKLNVSVSRCGGVISVSVCFLCPDVEVKLNVSVSRCGGVISVSVCFCLQMWRCGEASARYWPISVLWTGSDGGSARCGCWNLLPHQRKRVQLIGWS
- the LOC141763712 gene encoding H-2 class II histocompatibility antigen, E-D alpha chain-like isoform X6, coding for MKMMKMIVVLVLSGVLCVSAEVLHQDIHILGCSDVDGEFMYTLDGEEVWYADFKNNRGVDPQPSFVDHVSYGEGVLESAKANLQVCRTNLQTLRGALKDFPLEKDAPSSPIVYTKDDVDLGQENILICHVTGFYPAPVNVSWTKNGEKVTVGTSINVPFMNKDGTYNQFSTLKFTPQLGDIYSCEVEHLALEQPLTRIWDVEVKLNVSVSRCGGVISVSVCFLCPDVEVKLNVSVSRCGGEAECLCVQMWRSDECLCVFSVSRCGGEAACFCVQMWR
- the LOC141763712 gene encoding H-2 class II histocompatibility antigen, E-D alpha chain-like isoform X10, which translates into the protein MKMMKMIVVLVLSGVLCVSAEVLHQDIHILGCSDVDGEFMYTLDGEEVWYADFKNNRGVDPQPSFVDHVSYGEGVLESAKANLQVCRTNLQTLRGALKDFPLEKDAPSSPIVYTKDDVDLGQENILICHVTGFYPAPVNVSWTKNGEKVTVGTSINVPFMNKDGTYNQFSTLKFTPQLGDIYSCEVEHLALEQPLTRIWDVEVKLNVSVSRCGGEAECFLSPDVEVKLNVSVSRCGGKAECFCVQMWRSD
- the LOC141763712 gene encoding H-2 class II histocompatibility antigen, E-D alpha chain-like isoform X18 — translated: MKMMKMIVVLVLSGVLCVSAEVLHQDIHILGCSDVDGEFMYTLDGEEVWYADFKNNRGVDPQPSFVDHVSYGEGVLESAKANLQVCRTNLQTLRGALKDFPLEKDAPSSPIVYTKDDVDLGQENILICHVTGFYPAPVNVSWTKNGEKVTVGTSINVPFMNKDGTYNQFSTLKFTPQLGDIYSCEVEHLALEQPLTRIWDVEVKLNVSVSRCGGEAECFLSPDVEE
- the LOC141763712 gene encoding H-2 class II histocompatibility antigen, E-D alpha chain-like isoform X15, producing MKMMKMIVVLVLSGVLCVSAEVLHQDIHILGCSDVDGEFMYTLDGEEVWYADFKNNRGVDPQPSFVDHVSYGEGVLESAKANLQVCRTNLQTLRGALKDFPLEKDAPSSPIVYTKDDVDLGQENILICHVTGFYPAPVNVSWTKNGEKVTVGTSINVPFMNKDGTYNQFSTLKFTPQLGDIYSCEVEHLALEQPLTRIWDVEVELNVSVSRCGGEAECFCLQMWRSD
- the LOC141763712 gene encoding H-2 class II histocompatibility antigen, E-D alpha chain-like isoform X12, yielding MKMMKMIVVLVLSGVLCVSAEVLHQDIHILGCSDVDGEFMYTLDGEEVWYADFKNNRGVDPQPSFVDHVSYGEGVLESAKANLQVCRTNLQTLRGALKDFPLEKDAPSSPIVYTKDDVDLGQENILICHVTGFYPAPVNVSWTKNGEKVTVGTSINVPFMNKDGTYNQFSTLKFTPQLGDIYSCEVEHLALEQPLTRIWDVEVKLNVSVSRCGGVISEAKCFCLQMWRSD
- the LOC141763712 gene encoding H-2 class II histocompatibility antigen, E-D alpha chain-like isoform X16, producing the protein MKMMKMIVVLVLSGVLCVSAEVLHQDIHILGCSDVDGEFMYTLDGEEVWYADFKNNRGVDPQPSFVDHVSYGEGVLESAKANLQVCRTNLQTLRGALKDFPLEKDAPSSPIVYTKDDVDLGQENILICHVTGFYPAPVNVSWTKNGEKVTVGTSINVPFMNKDGTYNQFSTLKFTPQLGDIYSCEVEHLALEQPLTRIWDVEVKLNVSVSRCGGEAKCFCLQMWRSD